GACATTGTATTCATTGGCATAACTATTTAAGTCGTGCATGTTATCGTTAATACCCTCACCTGTAAATTTTAAAATAGCTTCTTTCCTCGTCCATATTTCAGAAAATAAAGTACCCCTGTCCAATTTATTTTTTTCTTGTTCATGTAATATCCAACTGTATAATGACTCGTCATAAGGTATATAATTAGCTTCTACATCTATTCCAATATGCCCTAGTTCGCTAAAAGCAATTACCAAAAAACGATCTGTATGCCCCCAATTTATAAATTTATCTTCATTTACAATGTAGGGTTTACCCC
This portion of the Solibacillus daqui genome encodes:
- a CDS encoding 4'-phosphopantetheinyl transferase family protein; this translates as MEIYIIEDWKSKININEPKENWATNIIERMFDRIQIKKDARGKPYIVNEDKFINWGHTDRFLVIAFSELGHIGIDVEANYIPYDESLYSWILHEQEKNKLDRGTLFSEIWTRKEAILKFTGEGINDNMHDLNSYANEYNVISFSFNDLSISVCSEYRSVSLKLYTSVVL